A region of Methanomicrobium sp. W14 DNA encodes the following proteins:
- the minD gene encoding cell division ATPase MinD yields the protein MVVTYTIASGKGGTGKTTLSVNLGTMLAHYGEETYILDADMGMANISIILGLENVPVTLHEVLAGKAHVSEAIYEGPCGVKVIPSGISLQGFQNANPENLHDVMKDIINQCDVLIMDAPAGISRDGVIPLAIADEVILVINPELSSMVDALKTKILTELIGGHIKGAILNRATLEKTELSVHKIEEVLGVKVIGLIPDDPNVRRSAAYKIPIVVKYPNSPASVEIKKIAAELAGVEYKKSDTLSASDDKFLDRLARSITRRKK from the coding sequence ATGGTAGTTACTTACACTATTGCTTCAGGCAAAGGAGGAACCGGAAAAACAACTTTGTCTGTCAATCTGGGAACAATGCTTGCTCATTATGGAGAGGAGACTTATATTCTTGATGCTGACATGGGTATGGCAAATATCAGCATCATACTGGGTCTGGAAAATGTTCCGGTAACTCTGCATGAAGTGCTTGCAGGAAAAGCACATGTCTCAGAAGCAATATATGAAGGGCCGTGCGGCGTGAAGGTCATTCCGAGCGGAATATCCCTTCAGGGTTTTCAAAACGCTAACCCCGAGAACCTGCATGATGTGATGAAAGACATCATAAACCAGTGCGACGTTCTTATTATGGATGCACCTGCAGGAATAAGCAGGGACGGCGTTATCCCGCTTGCAATTGCCGACGAAGTAATACTTGTTATAAACCCGGAACTCTCATCAATGGTTGATGCGCTTAAAACAAAAATTCTGACCGAACTTATCGGGGGACACATCAAAGGAGCCATACTTAACAGGGCAACTCTCGAGAAGACAGAACTAAGCGTACATAAAATAGAGGAGGTTCTCGGGGTGAAAGTTATAGGGCTGATACCGGATGACCCGAATGTCAGAAGGTCTGCCGCATACAAAATTCCAATCGTAGTTAAATACCCCAATTCTCCCGCATCCGTTGAAATCAAAAAAATTGCTGCAGAACTTGCAGGCGTCGAATATAAAAAGTCCGACACCTTATCAGCGTCTGATGATAAATTTCTGGATCGTCTGGCACGTTCAATTACCAGGAGGAAAAAGTAG
- a CDS encoding sensor histidine kinase KdpD, with protein sequence MLNKVIYNIFENSLRHGKNTTEIRISFSLKENCGVMFIEDNGEGVADNMKKAVFEKGGGSNAGLGLYFTKKILDITGITIEETGKYHVGAVFEISVPNRYWRTRC encoded by the coding sequence ATGCTAAACAAAGTCATTTATAATATTTTTGAAAACTCGCTTCGTCATGGCAAAAATACAACGGAAATAAGGATCTCTTTTTCTCTGAAGGAAAACTGTGGAGTTATGTTTATAGAAGACAACGGGGAAGGTGTTGCCGATAATATGAAAAAGGCTGTTTTTGAAAAAGGAGGTGGATCAAATGCGGGTCTTGGACTTTACTTTACAAAGAAGATTCTTGATATTACCGGTATTACCATAGAGGAGACCGGAAAATATCACGTTGGGGCAGTATTTGAAATATCTGTCCCAAACAGGTACTGGAGAACCAGATGCTGA
- a CDS encoding DNA-directed RNA polymerase subunit H encodes MSTNFSVLNHVMVPDHQIMSAEEIDKLLSSYQITRDQLPKIYHDDPAVKEVGAKINDVIRIVRISQTAGRAEAYRMVVKRPKK; translated from the coding sequence ATGAGCACCAATTTTTCTGTATTAAATCACGTAATGGTACCTGACCATCAAATCATGAGTGCAGAAGAGATCGATAAATTGCTCTCTTCTTACCAGATCACCCGTGATCAGCTTCCTAAGATTTACCATGATGATCCGGCGGTAAAGGAAGTTGGCGCAAAGATCAATGACGTAATTAGAATTGTTCGCATAAGCCAGACAGCAGGGCGGGCTGAAGCATATAGAATGGTCGTAAAAAGGCCTAAAAAATAA
- a CDS encoding DUF89 domain-containing protein, producing the protein MKLTEKCFECLLTRIEYECRIATSDEDKIKEILDECHLQLTGILSENMPSPAASSRIHRTACLIVENEDPYREIKFRSNLEAKKVLDKVEDKLITFRDIVLASVIANTFDYGSKEHKVTDDFSGFFYEEFKKGLNVDDTAEIENLCQDVVYLCDNCGEIVFDKKLIEYLKSRNCHVTVVLKGKPVINDATKKDALEIGLDRIADNVYTSTDGISEVGINFSLLPAQVRDAINSSTLIISKGMANYESLSEYKKTMNLPPVAYLMMVKCEPVAENISIPKGSRIACLER; encoded by the coding sequence ATGAAACTGACAGAAAAATGCTTTGAATGCCTTCTTACAAGAATAGAATATGAATGCAGAATTGCAACAAGTGATGAGGATAAAATAAAAGAAATACTTGATGAATGCCATCTGCAGCTTACAGGTATTCTTTCTGAGAATATGCCGTCTCCTGCAGCTTCAAGCAGGATCCACAGGACAGCCTGCCTGATAGTTGAAAATGAAGACCCCTATAGGGAAATAAAGTTCAGATCAAACCTTGAGGCAAAAAAGGTACTTGACAAAGTCGAAGATAAACTTATAACATTCAGAGACATTGTCCTTGCATCAGTCATCGCAAACACTTTTGACTACGGTTCAAAAGAGCACAAGGTGACTGACGATTTTTCAGGTTTTTTCTACGAGGAATTCAAAAAAGGACTGAATGTCGACGATACCGCAGAGATAGAAAATCTCTGTCAGGATGTTGTTTATCTCTGCGACAACTGCGGGGAAATTGTATTTGACAAAAAACTGATTGAATACTTAAAGAGCAGAAACTGCCATGTTACGGTTGTTTTAAAAGGAAAACCTGTTATCAACGATGCCACTAAAAAAGACGCACTTGAAATAGGCCTTGACCGCATCGCAGACAATGTATATACAAGTACTGACGGTATCTCCGAGGTCGGAATCAATTTCAGTCTTCTGCCGGCACAGGTAAGGGATGCAATAAATTCCTCAACGCTGATTATATCAAAAGGTATGGCAAATTACGAATCTTTAAGCGAATACAAGAAGACAATGAATCTTCCCCCCGTCGCATATCTTATGATGGTCAAGTGCGAACCTGTCGCAGAAAATATCAGTATACCAAAAGGATCAAGAATAGCCTGTCTTGAAAGATAA
- a CDS encoding metallophosphoesterase: protein MQYNVTLSLNLSPALEKFSDRIEEIKSAAPYFKFPSHTEIELSDITLPDKDRLKTFLKAVENSFDSIDYLSFNSCGWRKNRSNNISRLYFSVEPLNENSDIAKALIKQIAISGLKESHVMINSKNYYDIPAAESKGIAEFKNLWSVTGGKNELFSKILSKTVFAGYHRPLYSPRILCLHFDVLFIDIRVDKNVYKTFSIPCKEWLRPKDDAARKKAFEKYRILKGYHAEVNSDKKKEEENKSKIYLCSDLHLGHTGIISSAARPFIKNDTKTMDNVLISNWNNTIGNKDSVIFTGDLTYGQESKSAQKCLDRLNGNIIFVKGNHDTVKCSVYDNYELRYKGYSFFFIHDPKKAPENYKGWIVHGHTHNSRMNKFPFIDFEKRHVNISCELTKYCPIEIDKLVKILDIYKTSGYKQIYSLDEVHQNI from the coding sequence TTGCAGTATAACGTCACACTGTCCCTGAACCTTTCACCGGCACTTGAAAAATTCAGCGACAGAATTGAAGAGATCAAATCAGCTGCACCGTACTTTAAATTTCCTTCACATACCGAAATTGAGCTGTCTGATATAACACTCCCCGACAAAGACAGGCTGAAGACTTTTTTAAAAGCTGTTGAAAATTCATTTGACAGCATCGATTACCTCTCTTTTAATTCATGCGGGTGGAGAAAGAACAGGTCAAATAATATATCCAGGCTTTATTTCTCCGTCGAACCGCTGAACGAAAATTCCGATATCGCAAAAGCATTAATAAAACAGATTGCCATATCAGGACTTAAGGAGAGTCATGTAATGATAAATTCCAAAAATTACTATGACATTCCCGCGGCGGAAAGTAAAGGCATTGCCGAATTTAAAAACCTGTGGAGTGTGACCGGAGGGAAAAACGAACTCTTTTCAAAAATTTTGTCAAAAACAGTCTTCGCAGGTTATCACCGTCCGCTGTACTCACCACGTATCCTCTGCCTTCATTTTGATGTTCTTTTTATAGATATTCGCGTAGATAAAAATGTCTACAAAACTTTCAGCATCCCGTGCAAAGAATGGCTGAGACCAAAAGATGACGCAGCCAGGAAAAAAGCCTTTGAAAAATACAGGATATTAAAAGGATATCATGCAGAAGTAAATTCTGATAAGAAAAAAGAAGAAGAAAACAAAAGCAAAATATATCTCTGCTCTGACCTCCACCTCGGCCACACTGGAATAATAAGTTCTGCCGCACGCCCGTTCATAAAAAACGACACTAAAACAATGGACAATGTTCTGATTTCAAACTGGAACAATACGATAGGAAATAAAGACAGCGTGATATTTACCGGAGACCTCACATACGGCCAGGAAAGTAAATCCGCACAGAAATGCCTTGACAGACTCAACGGGAATATAATATTTGTAAAGGGAAATCATGACACTGTAAAATGCAGTGTTTACGACAATTATGAACTCAGATACAAAGGTTATTCCTTTTTTTTCATCCACGATCCGAAAAAGGCCCCTGAAAATTATAAAGGGTGGATTGTTCACGGACATACGCACAACAGCAGAATGAACAAATTTCCGTTTATTGATTTCGAAAAAAGACACGTGAATATTTCATGCGAACTCACGAAGTATTGTCCAATAGAGATTGACAAACTTGTAAAAATTCTGGATATTTACAAAACTTCCGGGTATAAACAGATTTACAGTCTTGACGAAGTTCACCAGAACATCTGA
- a CDS encoding SPFH domain-containing protein has protein sequence MVLLGMDNTVVTIILVLAIVLIFAKGVVIIQPYEQALQIRLGQYIGRLNPGFRWVIPFITEIKKIDLRTQVMDVPRQEVITKDNSPTNVDAIVYVKIIDPEKSYFEVSNYRMATVALAQTSLRGIIGDMELDEILYNREVINNKLRDILDRETDQWGVKVERVEIKEVDPVGAVKQAMTEQTAAERERRAAILRADGEKRSAILTAEGKRQSMILEAEGDRQSKILRAEGDRKSRILQSQGEAQGLRILSLGARPLDKKAITVLSLDALKQMSDGQATKIIFPFEISSLIKQSARFLGAEEEDLTDESWRETKLDDSILGKSPAEEDIGDASEYVKDIEKKIKGLEDPTTPVENGNKEEDTET, from the coding sequence ATGGTTCTTTTAGGAATGGACAATACCGTGGTTACAATAATTCTTGTACTTGCGATTGTCCTTATATTTGCAAAAGGTGTTGTAATAATTCAGCCTTATGAGCAGGCTCTTCAGATAAGACTTGGTCAGTACATAGGAAGACTTAACCCGGGCTTCAGGTGGGTTATTCCGTTCATCACAGAGATCAAAAAAATTGACCTGAGGACACAGGTTATGGACGTGCCCAGGCAGGAAGTAATAACAAAAGACAACTCACCAACAAATGTTGATGCAATTGTCTACGTAAAAATTATTGATCCTGAAAAATCCTATTTTGAGGTCTCCAATTACCGCATGGCAACAGTTGCCCTCGCACAGACAAGCTTAAGGGGCATCATCGGTGATATGGAGCTTGATGAAATCCTGTACAACAGGGAAGTCATAAACAACAAGCTGAGGGATATTCTCGACAGGGAAACCGACCAGTGGGGAGTCAAAGTTGAAAGAGTAGAAATTAAAGAGGTCGACCCTGTAGGTGCGGTTAAACAGGCAATGACTGAACAGACCGCTGCTGAAAGGGAGAGGCGTGCTGCAATACTAAGGGCTGACGGTGAAAAGAGATCCGCGATTCTTACGGCAGAAGGAAAAAGGCAGTCCATGATACTTGAAGCCGAAGGGGACAGGCAGAGCAAAATACTTCGTGCCGAAGGAGACAGAAAGTCAAGAATCCTTCAGTCTCAGGGTGAAGCGCAGGGATTAAGAATCCTGTCACTAGGGGCAAGGCCTCTTGACAAAAAAGCGATTACGGTATTGTCTCTTGATGCACTAAAGCAGATGTCTGATGGTCAGGCTACAAAAATCATATTCCCGTTTGAAATTTCAAGCCTCATAAAACAGAGTGCCAGGTTCCTCGGAGCTGAAGAGGAAGACTTAACAGATGAGAGCTGGAGAGAGACAAAACTTGACGATTCTATTCTCGGCAAGTCTCCTGCAGAAGAAGATATCGGAGATGCATCCGAATATGTAAAAGATATCGAGAAAAAGATTAAAGGACTTGAGGACCCGACAACACCAGTTGAGAACGGGAATAAAGAAGAAGACACTGAAACATAA
- a CDS encoding roadblock/LC7 domain-containing protein, with protein MSEINHLNTKVESSVADIMAVEGVISCAIVSTEGQIIGKSESNSASSPFLGITGATMYASAEAACSTFHVSAPDDILMETKNKDGLIIVKSINRKNLIVIIANKMESIAEIRKMINTISGNLAEDL; from the coding sequence ATGAGTGAAATTAATCATTTGAATACTAAAGTAGAGAGTTCTGTCGCTGATATAATGGCAGTTGAGGGGGTAATTTCCTGTGCGATAGTTTCAACTGAAGGTCAGATTATAGGAAAGTCTGAAAGCAATTCTGCCTCATCTCCATTTCTTGGCATAACAGGCGCTACAATGTATGCATCTGCAGAAGCTGCATGCAGCACATTTCATGTGAGTGCTCCTGATGATATATTGATGGAAACCAAAAATAAAGACGGTTTAATTATTGTAAAAAGTATAAACCGGAAAAATTTAATCGTCATAATAGCTAATAAGATGGAGAGTATCGCAGAAATCCGTAAAATGATAAATACCATATCCGGCAATTTAGCGGAGGATTTGTAA
- a CDS encoding PAS domain S-box protein: MPVIVVFLRIKQKTAEKELLLTKHSIDTDPEEIYFTDDSGSIYYANNAVCRSLGYTNEKMLDLSLHHGRT, translated from the coding sequence GTGCCTGTAATTGTTGTCTTCCTTAGGATTAAACAAAAAACCGCTGAAAAAGAACTTTTACTGACAAAACATTCAATAGACACTGACCCTGAAGAAATTTATTTCACTGATGATTCTGGTTCTATATATTATGCAAATAACGCTGTTTGCAGGTCTCTTGGGTATACCAATGAAAAAATGCTGGATCTGAGTCTGCATCATGGCAGGACATAA
- a CDS encoding phosphate uptake regulator PhoU has protein sequence MDIRKVQMSGGSSYIVSLPKNWVKKSKIEKNDPVGLIIQDDGTLLITPNTSGDQIQKIWECEVSASTDRTFFLRCMIGAYISGYTSMKIWAHGRLPSFAMEVIREFTNMAIGQEVVEETENTVVIKDLLNPSEMPLSNTISRMSVIVIKMHQDALLALKENDIVLSENVISRDNDVDRLHWLIGRQANLILNDVNLSRKMGISADDAVHFFLTSRIIERVGDHASKIAKNVKRLSDKKIPTEIVANIEDVSSNSLKIFHSAMEAFFNADIIRANQTIIDSKYIEEHCKKLNACSMDFETSVAINVVNISDSIKRVADYSEDICENVINAVVGINNKM, from the coding sequence ATGGATATTCGAAAAGTTCAGATGAGCGGCGGATCGTCATATATAGTGTCTCTGCCGAAAAACTGGGTTAAAAAGAGCAAAATAGAAAAAAATGACCCTGTAGGTCTTATAATTCAGGATGACGGAACACTTCTTATAACCCCGAATACAAGTGGTGACCAGATTCAGAAAATATGGGAATGCGAGGTCAGTGCCTCAACTGACAGGACATTCTTCCTAAGGTGCATGATAGGAGCTTATATCTCCGGTTATACCTCTATGAAAATATGGGCCCATGGCAGGCTTCCTTCCTTTGCAATGGAGGTTATACGTGAGTTTACCAATATGGCAATCGGGCAGGAGGTTGTTGAAGAGACAGAGAACACTGTTGTCATAAAAGATCTTCTTAATCCGTCCGAGATGCCTCTTTCTAATACAATTTCAAGGATGTCGGTAATTGTAATTAAAATGCACCAGGACGCTCTTCTGGCCCTTAAGGAAAATGACATTGTACTTTCCGAAAATGTAATATCAAGGGACAATGATGTCGACAGACTTCACTGGCTTATAGGAAGGCAGGCAAATCTTATCCTGAATGACGTAAATCTTTCACGTAAGATGGGAATTTCTGCAGATGACGCAGTGCATTTCTTCCTTACAAGTAGAATTATAGAGCGTGTGGGAGATCACGCGAGTAAAATTGCAAAAAATGTAAAAAGACTGTCTGATAAAAAGATACCCACGGAGATTGTGGCAAATATTGAGGATGTAAGCTCAAACTCATTAAAGATATTCCATTCTGCTATGGAGGCATTTTTTAACGCTGATATAATAAGAGCGAACCAGACCATTATCGATTCAAAATATATTGAAGAGCACTGCAAAAAATTAAATGCCTGCTCTATGGACTTTGAGACGTCTGTTGCCATAAATGTCGTAAATATTTCCGACAGCATAAAGAGGGTTGCCGATTATTCCGAAGACATCTGTGAAAATGTCATAAATGCCGTTGTAGGTATAAATAATAAAATGTAA
- a CDS encoding response regulator produces MYKILVVDDSPMIVDVFVAMLERGGYDPVACYSGPECLEKLKEFTPDLILLDIMMEPMDGWETLEKIKTNPSTKDIPVMMLTAKQLTPEEAQEYGAYIEDYVMKPTTHRQLYDAIEYILKRRQNITDDVKEAKGAGIEEQIVEEYERLSKSVDVSKRLFKILESTYNLNDGEIKIGENIAHAIKSMQMSIKLQEERLEQIKKSFK; encoded by the coding sequence ATGTATAAAATTCTTGTAGTCGACGACAGTCCTATGATAGTAGACGTATTTGTGGCCATGCTTGAACGTGGGGGATATGACCCTGTCGCATGCTATAGCGGACCTGAATGTCTTGAAAAATTAAAAGAGTTTACACCTGACCTTATTCTGCTCGACATAATGATGGAGCCTATGGACGGGTGGGAAACTCTGGAAAAAATTAAAACAAATCCTTCCACAAAGGATATACCTGTAATGATGCTCACCGCAAAGCAGCTTACACCTGAAGAGGCGCAGGAATATGGAGCCTACATAGAAGACTATGTGATGAAGCCCACAACACACCGCCAGCTGTATGATGCAATAGAATATATCCTGAAACGCCGGCAGAATATTACGGACGATGTAAAAGAGGCAAAGGGTGCAGGGATAGAAGAACAGATTGTAGAGGAATACGAAAGGCTCAGTAAAAGTGTGGATGTCTCAAAACGCCTGTTCAAGATTCTTGAATCCACGTACAATCTGAATGACGGTGAAATTAAAATCGGGGAGAATATCGCCCATGCAATTAAGAGTATGCAGATGAGCATAAAACTTCAGGAAGAACGCCTTGAGCAGATAAAAAAATCATTTAAGTAA
- a CDS encoding phosphate ABC transporter substrate-binding protein encodes MNSGKKFGLTTVALAAVVVFAVFICGCTGEGSSSATPSSTTGATNAVSGTLTVTGSTTVLPIAQASAEEYMSENQNVDVQVSGGGSSVGVQAVGEGTADIGMASRELKDSEKKLYPNLVRHVIARDGIALVVYPGNTVSDITLDSIKKIYTGEITNWKELGGDDMTIVVVGRDSSSGTREFFSEKIMGEDDFVSTMLEKNSNGAVAQTVAQTPGAIGYLSMGYLDGSVKALNINEDGTIIKANIDNVLNGTYPIARGLNMFTNGEATGLAKDYIDFILGSKGQAIVTKEGYVTVA; translated from the coding sequence ATGAATTCAGGAAAGAAATTTGGTCTGACTACTGTTGCACTGGCAGCAGTCGTGGTTTTTGCAGTGTTTATATGTGGATGCACCGGGGAAGGCAGTTCATCAGCAACACCTTCTTCTACAACAGGCGCAACAAACGCTGTGTCAGGTACGCTGACAGTCACAGGCTCCACAACAGTTCTGCCTATTGCACAGGCCTCAGCTGAAGAGTACATGAGTGAGAACCAGAATGTTGACGTTCAGGTATCAGGCGGAGGTTCAAGCGTTGGTGTTCAGGCTGTCGGAGAAGGCACAGCTGATATCGGTATGGCATCACGCGAACTGAAAGATTCGGAAAAAAAGCTTTATCCAAACCTTGTCCGGCACGTAATTGCAAGGGACGGAATAGCACTTGTGGTATACCCGGGTAACACTGTGTCTGACATTACATTGGATTCTATCAAAAAGATCTACACCGGTGAAATAACCAACTGGAAAGAACTCGGCGGCGACGACATGACTATAGTAGTAGTCGGCCGTGACAGCTCGTCAGGAACAAGAGAGTTCTTCTCCGAAAAAATAATGGGTGAAGATGACTTCGTCTCAACAATGCTTGAAAAGAATTCAAACGGTGCAGTTGCACAGACAGTTGCACAGACACCGGGTGCCATAGGTTACCTCAGTATGGGATACCTTGATGGTTCCGTTAAAGCCCTGAACATTAACGAAGACGGAACGATTATAAAAGCTAACATTGACAACGTGTTAAACGGTACCTATCCGATTGCAAGAGGTCTGAACATGTTCACAAACGGTGAAGCGACAGGTCTTGCAAAAGATTACATTGACTTCATTCTTGGATCAAAAGGACAGGCAATTGTAACGAAAGAAGGTTACGTGACAGTAGCCTAA
- a CDS encoding NfeD family protein, whose protein sequence is MVSEVIAIGWALIVIGVILLLAEAFNPGFFLAVPGTTLIILGAISLLFPEIFSSTWIILIGIITALFSAGASVFIYSRITAESSVPYTTSRDSLVGKTGIATKKIEPDNISGKVEIDNVEWSAKSSENTIGKGKKVRVIASKGVHVIVEEA, encoded by the coding sequence ATGGTATCTGAAGTAATTGCCATAGGATGGGCCCTTATAGTAATTGGGGTCATTCTTCTTCTGGCAGAAGCTTTTAATCCCGGTTTTTTTCTTGCGGTTCCAGGAACGACACTGATTATTCTCGGTGCAATTTCTCTTTTGTTTCCGGAAATATTCAGTTCTACGTGGATAATTCTGATAGGTATAATAACCGCGCTTTTCTCTGCAGGGGCATCAGTTTTTATCTACAGCAGAATTACTGCAGAAAGCAGTGTTCCATATACCACAAGCAGGGACTCTCTTGTAGGAAAAACAGGAATTGCAACCAAAAAAATTGAACCTGACAATATCAGCGGCAAAGTTGAAATTGATAATGTTGAATGGAGTGCAAAATCTTCTGAAAATACCATTGGAAAGGGGAAAAAAGTCAGGGTAATTGCTTCAAAAGGAGTTCATGTAATTGTTGAGGAGGCATAA
- a CDS encoding DNA-directed RNA polymerase subunit B'', with protein sequence MLDRKTLSEAYFSRAHVARHQLDSYNYFLDYNLQKVVNEQRVIETDIAQRGKDNEPVWVELGDIRVEKPVVREADGSQSGLYPSEARLRNLTYAAPIQLDMTLVQGDEKNDPVTTTIGQLPVMVGSKSCNLYGLSDEERIDHGEDSHDPGGYFIVNGSERVLMTLEDLASNKIMTEFTERYNERIYVAKVFSQFRGYRALVIVERNKKNLLEVSFPSVAGHLKFVDLMRALGLNGDHDIVNAVSTDEDILTFMLQNLEESECDNTEEGIMYVGKKLAPNQTRDYQKKRAEFVLDNYLLPHLNELMPTGIKEEDPGYQAACEGVRLAKAHFLGRMAEACFDLVLDRRRIDDKDHYSNKRLKLAGDLMEDLFRISLNRLTRDVKYQLERASMRHRDLSISTAVRADVLTERLLHPLATGNWVGGRTGVSQLLDRVDHMAVVSHLRRVISPLSRSQPHFEARDLHPTQWGRICPSETPEGPNCGLVKNFAQMVEISKGVKDEQAINRMLYNLGVEELKREVL encoded by the coding sequence TTGTTAGATCGTAAAACATTGTCCGAAGCATATTTTTCGCGTGCACATGTGGCGCGTCATCAGCTTGACTCTTATAACTATTTTCTGGATTACAATCTTCAGAAAGTTGTTAACGAACAAAGAGTGATTGAGACTGATATTGCACAAAGAGGTAAAGACAACGAGCCTGTATGGGTTGAACTTGGAGATATACGTGTTGAAAAACCGGTTGTACGTGAAGCTGATGGTTCACAGTCCGGACTTTATCCGAGTGAAGCGCGTCTGCGAAACCTTACGTATGCAGCTCCTATCCAGCTTGACATGACACTCGTTCAGGGAGACGAAAAAAATGACCCGGTAACAACAACAATCGGACAGCTTCCGGTAATGGTCGGGTCAAAATCATGCAACCTGTATGGTCTCTCCGATGAAGAAAGAATCGATCACGGTGAAGATTCCCATGACCCGGGCGGTTATTTTATAGTAAACGGCTCGGAGCGTGTATTAATGACGCTTGAGGACCTTGCGTCCAATAAAATAATGACTGAGTTCACCGAGAGGTACAACGAACGTATCTACGTTGCCAAGGTTTTCTCGCAGTTTCGTGGCTACCGTGCACTTGTTATTGTTGAGAGAAACAAAAAGAATCTTCTTGAGGTTTCCTTTCCTTCAGTCGCAGGACACCTGAAATTTGTCGATTTAATGCGTGCGCTTGGTCTCAACGGTGACCATGATATAGTAAATGCAGTCTCGACAGATGAGGATATCCTGACTTTCATGCTCCAGAATCTTGAGGAAAGTGAATGCGACAACACCGAGGAAGGCATTATGTATGTGGGAAAGAAGCTTGCACCAAACCAGACACGTGACTACCAGAAAAAACGTGCTGAATTTGTACTTGACAACTATCTGCTCCCGCATTTAAATGAACTGATGCCGACAGGGATAAAAGAGGAAGACCCCGGATACCAGGCTGCATGTGAGGGAGTACGTCTTGCAAAGGCACATTTCCTTGGAAGGATGGCTGAAGCCTGTTTTGATCTTGTTCTTGACAGAAGGAGAATCGATGATAAGGATCACTACTCCAATAAGCGCCTCAAACTTGCAGGAGACCTTATGGAGGACCTGTTCCGTATATCTCTTAACAGGCTTACAAGGGATGTCAAATACCAGCTTGAACGTGCAAGTATGAGACATCGCGACCTCTCGATCTCAACTGCTGTACGTGCCGATGTTCTGACAGAGCGTCTTCTGCATCCTCTTGCAACCGGAAACTGGGTCGGCGGAAGAACCGGTGTTTCGCAGCTTCTCGACAGAGTTGATCATATGGCTGTTGTGTCTCACCTCAGGCGTGTAATATCACCTCTTTCCCGTTCACAGCCGCATTTTGAGGCCCGTGATCTTCACCCTACACAGTGGGGAAGAATTTGTCCTTCAGAAACACCTGAAGGTCCGAACTGTGGTCTTGTTAAAAACTTTGCACAGATGGTAGAGATATCAAAGGGCGTCAAGGACGAGCAGGCAATAAACAGGATGCTTTACAATCTTGGCGTTGAGGAGCTTAAGAGGGAGGTCTTATGA